The sequence below is a genomic window from Tachysurus vachellii isolate PV-2020 chromosome 2, HZAU_Pvac_v1, whole genome shotgun sequence.
AAAAAACGTACAAAGGTGAATGCCTTTTCATTTGTCGATGCATCCTCATTCAAAAGATCAAAGGAATGAGAAGGTCGCTTCTGCAACCGAAGTTAATGCAGCCAACACAAGCGCCTTATTAAATCTGCCaaaagaggaaaacagagaTGATATGAGATGTGAGAAACACCTTGGAATCTAATTAGCTTCATTTACCTTCCACATAAGAGCCCCACCGAGCACTGTTAGTGGCATTTGGCTCAGACAGACATTATGAAGACATTCTGGGTGTTTACAAAATCAGCAGAGTCACAAatcagctttctttctttctttctttctttctttctttctttctttctttctttcagcttctctcttctctctcttcttaatCATACGTTTAAGCCTCTGCGTTCTGTTCGTTCTTTGCTGTACGATCAAACGTGTGTCATTGCCACTTGCAGCTTCACATTCATGTCTGTGCTGctgttaaaacacattttatttcttcagtctTGTTCATTTCTCGCACAAGTAAATGTTTGAGTTGTAATTGATTGCGTTCAGTTCACTAATTGATTGAGTCCTGAAGAGTGCAGCTGTGTCTTGAGGctctattttctttaattgatGAGCAAAATCTAATAGGTTAATATGCATGATGAAGAATGGTTATGATTAGATATTTACTTCTAAACACACCCTCGTTACAGGGAGGCGCAGAAAAACAAGATGCTGCCGTCAGTGAAGGACAACAGCGGCAGTCACGGCTCACCCATTAGCGGCAAGCTGGAAGGCATCTTCTTCAGCTGTAACACCGAGTTCAATACAGGCGCCCCGCCGCAGGACTCGCCGTACGGCCGCTTTCGCTTCCAAGCCCCAGCCGAGTCTCTCTTCAACCACGACACTAACTTGTACTTTGCAGATTTCTACTGCATGTACACGGCTTATCACTACGTGATCCTGGTTTTGGCGCCACGTGGCTCACCAGGTGATGAATTCTGCAAGCAGAGGCTCCCGTTGCTGGATATCGCCAACAACCGCTTCCTGACGTGCACCGAGGACGAAGAAGGGAGGCTTTTCTTCCAACATGCACAAGACATCATCCTTGAGGTGATTTATACAGACCCGGTGGACTTGAGCCTGGGCACGGTGGCTGAGATCAGTGGGCACCAGCTCATGAGTCTGTCTACAATCAACGCCAAGAAGGACCCCAGCTGCAAGACCTGTAACATCAGCGTCGGCCGCTAAATCCTGTTCAAGCACCCCCTGTTGTTCAGTTCGGTTCTGTTCTACCTGTTTGTTTTCCTTGaggtcttttcttttcattaactGTAATAACCCTGTAGGAGTCTTAAGTCTCCTCGACAGCATGTGTCTCTTCTCTCAAGCTTTTTACCAAACACTCAGCTCTTATTGAGTATATTCGACTGTAGCTCTATTTTTCTATCCGTATCCGGAGGCGTCGTTAGGACTATCCTCGTGTCTCCTTGTTCGCTCCTTTAATCCTTATTGGCTGTGAAACTTTAAACCGTGTTTTAGAGTTACAATGTCATATTTTGCCAAAGGTGACAACATAAAGTAGCATCATGGTCAAGCTGATAATGTAGCTGGATATAAACTGTATAACACGACTATATACTGTACGTGTGTATTAATATTACACATTATCTGAAACATTCTAAAGAGCATAGTAGAAAGTGAAAACTGATGACTTTCTTGTTATTTATTCCAATCTAAAAACCTACTATACTGTGTCTGACACTTAATAAACATTGCCAAGTAgtagaaatagaaaaatatttattttttaaccggCGTATAGAAAACGGAACGGACTAGAAGGGCACAATACCGAGGACTTTGGGACAGGAAATGGATGCACATGAGAGCAGAAAGAAATTTCTCAAAAAATGAAATTTGCACAAATCTACTGCATAAACCAATGCAAAATTAACATGCACTAAAAGCTATCATTCAAATAGCGAAATAGTCATCGAGGTTGGGTACGTCAATTCAGACTGGGAACCCAGCAAACATGACAGCGAACAAACCACACACTCGATCGTACAAGATCTTGACAATTCCAAGTCGGCCTGGCATGcaagacacaaaacacaattgTTCTATATATGTTGTTGCAgttaaaacagcaaaacaggGTTGGTGTAATCTGTACTGAttgttgatttctttcttctttttttttcagaccatAAAAAGGATCATTGTGCTTCAGAGCAAAGTCaaatttctattatttctttttttttctttgaatctTGTCATTGTCATTTTGCCCTTCCTTTAAGAGGCTTATTAACGTGTCACAGTTCactttgtttcattttagtacaaaaaaaaaaagaaaaaaggaagtgtAATAGAGGGACACATTCACAATAGGTCACATTATAGTTCACATCAGTTGCACTAAAACAAGCTGTTGTGTGCTTCAGCAGCTGGTAAGTTTGCATATGATTATAAATCTAAATAAGTGCTCTGGGTTTTAGCATAAAAGTTCGGCGCTCTCTCGCGACAACAAACCCCCGGCCCACTTATCCACCCGCCCACCCGCCTTGACCCTGAGCATCATGGTCCGATCGTCTGAGAGCACGCTGTCATTGTGTTTCAGATTACATCAGAATGACAAAAAACTCAGAACAAGAAACCAAGAAAAATTGCATATTGATTAACgctttggttaaaaaaaaaaattaaagtgcCATATTTTCAGCATTTCTTCTCATCTTTAAGACACAAACGATTTGTCAGTTTCCGCCGAGTTTGGAATGAAGAATGAGCACAAAACAGAGACCTGTATTTACACGTTACGTCATGCAGTAGCCAcgtaaatgcttttttttttttcttccttagaGATAGATCGAACCCTGTGCACGAGTCGTTCGGGGCAGGTCGACGCAGAATCAGTGTTAAAGTGCATTGTAGTGTTATTATGGCACGATCATGTCATATGTCAACATGGTTTGGTCCAAATATCTAGATCTGTATTGAAAGGCAAACCAGAATATAGTCTATATGTCAATAGTCTATGTGGTTTCCTGTTTGCTTAGCAGAACCTCCAGCAAGCGCAGTTTGGCTTTCAGGCTTTTGTACTCTTGGTATTCTTCTGTCATGGGAATCCGGTCATCCTTTTGAGCAGTCCtgaaaaaagagggagagagagagagagagagagagagagagagagagagagagagagagagaggggaggacaTTAATAGAGACTTTGTGAGGCCATTTACACAACAAGAATAACCCTTGTGTTGCCTTATTGAAAGAGTTTTGTATATCGGTGGATATCAGCTGAAagaaaatagattttattttctgcaaAACATTTGAAATACTGTGTTTTCTTTGCACTGAGTATTTTTCCTCTCTGCCAGTTTATTTGATTGTATTGATGTGCATTAAGCTAACTGTACTGAAATGCCTGGTGGATGTGTGTATCTTTTCTTTCTCCCGCTGTTCATGTTTTACAAACACTAAATGTACCGTACGTGTTCATTAAAACGTGTTAACGCCACTGCTGTGTGTCCCTCGAGTTCTACCTGCCCATCTGTCTGAAGAAGTGCTCCTCGAACTCCCTGATGGCTTTCcgtctcctcttcttctccgCTCGAGTCTCGCGCAGACACCGGAGCAGCTCGGACCTGTAAACGGTTACAGAGGTGATGTTTATGCCGTCGGGTTGTTCAGCAAACCCTGATCCTTTGTTAATAGTGATTTTTTTAACATGGCTGAGAATCTGTTTAAGATTCCCAGCAtgcttattatttaatattcctAATGAAGATTTTGTTGCCATGACAATATAATGACAGAGTTACTGGacgtgtgttttttattcagtttaaattacatatatatttttatgttacaTTATCACCTGTATGTGACTcagacagaaaaacactgaGCTACAAGTCACTGTCTTAATGTTTTAGCCTGGAAAATGACATAACAATGTATGTCAAAAAATATCCATTTAATGAAGAATAAGTCAAAAAAAGAGCTCAAAAAATGTCGTAACAGTTGTCTAGTGACAGAAAGCAGCCTTTCATTTCTGAAGTTGTCGGTGTATATTCTGTATGCCTCCGAGCCCTGGCTTGTTCGTGTTCATGTCCCAACActggtgtgtgtctcaccttGAAGCAGCATGAAGGTTGGACATGTTGAGTGCAGGCTGGCGAACTGCTTTCACTTCATCCAAAGGCGAGACAAACGCTGTGTCACTGTCCccatcttcatcttcctccaTTGATTCAGGGGTTGGCTGCCGCGGGGGCTGAGTTTGCTGCACGTACTCTTCATCAGACCCTTCCTCTTCGTCCTTAAGCACAAGGATGAAAAGCAGTGAATAAAAacttctacatttacatttactgtacagcATGTGACaaactctcttatccagagtgacgtacaaaagtgcttttaagtctctatcattgaatattaactctggttcactaggttacacacttaagataccatgagcctaaaacactattcaaagttttatttatttatttatttatttatttattttaaatccacacatacaacaaacaggataaagtgctagttaaagtgtttcatgaagaagtaCAGTAGGTCTTCAAATGTTGTTAGCAGTTCgaagatatccagtgactcagctgtctggacctccATTGGAAGTTCagtccaccacctcggtgcagaacagaaaagagtcttgtagtaaacttacctcttaccctgagagatggtgggagcaGTGGAGCAGTTCTGTAGatgtgagggtgtgaggtgcagtgtgaggagtgataagggctttaaggtaagagggagatggtctgtttttggctttgtaggaaatcatcagtgtttaaatctgatgtgttcagctaccggaagccagtggagaaacacagcagtgtggtggtgtggagaacttaggcaggttgaagacaagtcacacagctgcattatggatcatttacagaggacAAATTATGTTCATATGTAAACCTGatagagagagctgcagtagtccagtgttgaca
It includes:
- the phyhiplb gene encoding phytanoyl-CoA hydroxylase-interacting protein-like isoform X2, producing the protein MEELPVPQNIKISNITCDSFKICWDMDSRAKERITHYFIDLNKKENKNANKFKHKDVPTKLVAKAVPLPMTVRGHWFLSPRTEYTVAVQTASKQSDRDYAVSEWSEVVEFCTADYSTVHLTQLLEKAETIAGRMLPFSVFYRNQNKEYFDHSRHAQKNKMLPSVKDNSGSHGSPISGKLEGIFFSCNTEFNTGAPPQDSPYGRFRFQAPAESLFNHDTNLYFADFYCMYTAYHYVILVLAPRGSPGDEFCKQRLPLLDIANNRFLTCTEDEEGRLFFQHAQDIILEVIYTDPVDLSLGTVAEISGHQLMSLSTINAKKDPSCKTCNISVGR